A region of Streptomyces sp. NBC_01788 DNA encodes the following proteins:
- a CDS encoding TetR/AcrR family transcriptional regulator, with translation MDVTMDGTRQQQRRGNTRQRIQDVALELFAEQGYEKTSLREIAERLDVTKAALYYHFKTKEEILVSLFESLTRPMEDLIEWGRLQPHTLETKQEIVRRYDQALAGAAPLFRFMQENQATVRELRIGDTFKDRMRGLRDIIIDPGASLADQVRCVSAIFTLHAGMFVMQDIEGDPEERRKAVLEVAIDLVTQAHRGTQEA, from the coding sequence ATGGATGTCACGATGGACGGCACCAGGCAGCAGCAGCGCCGCGGGAACACCCGCCAGCGCATCCAGGACGTGGCACTCGAACTCTTCGCCGAGCAGGGCTACGAGAAGACCTCGCTGCGCGAGATCGCCGAGCGCCTCGACGTCACCAAGGCCGCTCTGTACTACCACTTCAAGACGAAGGAAGAGATCCTCGTCAGCCTGTTCGAAAGCCTCACCCGGCCGATGGAGGACCTGATCGAGTGGGGCCGGCTTCAGCCCCACACGCTGGAGACCAAGCAGGAGATCGTCCGCCGCTACGACCAGGCGCTCGCCGGCGCGGCACCGCTGTTCCGCTTCATGCAGGAGAACCAGGCGACCGTACGGGAGCTGCGCATCGGGGACACCTTCAAGGACCGGATGCGCGGCCTGCGGGACATCATCATCGACCCGGGCGCGAGCCTGGCCGACCAGGTCCGCTGCGTCAGCGCCATCTTCACGCTGCACGCCGGGATGTTCGTCATGCAGGACATCGAAGGCGACCCCGAGGAGCGGCGCAAGGCCGTCCTGGAGGTCGCCATCGATCTGGTGACCCAGGCGCACCGGGGCACGCAGGAGGCCTGA
- a CDS encoding MDR family MFS transporter: protein MADTAKDGPQTAQAGKQPRSVRVVLLALMIAMMLAMLDNMIVGTAMPTIVGELGGLQHLSWVVTAYTLATAAATPLWGKLGDMYGRKGAFMTSIVIFLIGSALSGMAQNMGELIGFRAIQGLGAGGLMVGVMAIIGDLIPPRERGKYQGMIAGVMALAMIGGPLVGGTITDNWGWRWSFYINLPLGAVALVAISAVLHLPKKRSQARIDYLGAVLLTVGISSIVLVTTWGGSEYAWTSARIMELIAIGVAALVGFVLWQTRAAEPILPLHIFRSLNFSLMSLIGFITGFVMFGAVLFLPLYQQSVQGASATNSGLLLLPMLAAMMVVSLIAGRVTTSSGRYKVFPVVGSVLMIAGLYLLSLMDTGTTRFTSGLYMAVLGAGMGCLMQITMLVAQNSVELRDMGVASSSTTLFRTLGSSFGVAIMGALFNNRVQHEMAERAGTLGRGITEKSAQLDAASLAKLPAQAREAYQHAVSAGTHSAFLLGSVVAVAALLAAVFVKEVPLRGAGPAAAEPESKDDAAAPDSVAETV, encoded by the coding sequence ATGGCTGACACCGCGAAGGACGGGCCGCAGACGGCCCAGGCCGGCAAGCAACCCAGGAGCGTGCGGGTCGTCCTGCTCGCCCTGATGATCGCGATGATGCTCGCGATGCTCGACAACATGATCGTGGGCACCGCGATGCCGACGATCGTCGGTGAACTCGGCGGCCTTCAGCACCTGTCCTGGGTCGTCACCGCCTACACCCTGGCGACCGCCGCCGCCACCCCGCTGTGGGGCAAGCTCGGCGACATGTACGGGCGCAAGGGCGCCTTCATGACCTCGATCGTCATCTTCCTGATCGGCTCCGCGCTGAGCGGCATGGCCCAGAACATGGGCGAGCTGATCGGCTTCCGTGCCATTCAGGGTCTCGGCGCGGGCGGTCTGATGGTCGGCGTGATGGCCATCATCGGCGACCTGATACCGCCGCGGGAGCGCGGCAAGTACCAGGGCATGATCGCCGGCGTCATGGCGCTCGCGATGATCGGCGGCCCCCTGGTCGGCGGCACGATCACCGACAACTGGGGCTGGCGCTGGTCCTTCTACATCAACCTCCCCCTCGGCGCGGTGGCGCTCGTCGCGATCAGCGCCGTACTGCACCTGCCGAAGAAGCGCTCCCAGGCGCGGATCGACTACCTGGGCGCCGTGCTGCTGACCGTCGGCATCAGCTCCATCGTGCTCGTCACCACCTGGGGCGGTTCGGAGTACGCCTGGACCTCCGCGCGGATCATGGAACTGATCGCCATCGGTGTCGCCGCGCTCGTCGGGTTCGTGCTCTGGCAGACCAGGGCCGCCGAGCCGATCCTTCCGCTGCACATCTTCCGCAGTCTCAACTTCAGCCTGATGTCGCTGATCGGTTTCATCACCGGCTTCGTGATGTTCGGCGCGGTGCTCTTCCTGCCGCTCTACCAGCAGTCGGTGCAGGGCGCCTCCGCGACCAACTCCGGTCTGCTGCTCCTGCCGATGCTGGCCGCGATGATGGTCGTGTCGCTGATCGCGGGCCGGGTCACCACCAGCAGCGGCCGGTACAAGGTCTTCCCGGTCGTCGGCAGCGTGCTGATGATCGCCGGGCTGTACCTGCTGTCCCTCATGGACACCGGCACCACCCGCTTCACCTCCGGCCTCTACATGGCCGTCCTGGGCGCGGGCATGGGCTGCCTGATGCAGATCACCATGCTGGTCGCGCAGAACAGCGTGGAGCTGAGGGACATGGGCGTGGCCTCCTCGTCCACCACCCTCTTCCGTACGCTCGGCTCCTCCTTCGGCGTCGCGATCATGGGCGCGCTGTTCAACAACCGCGTCCAGCACGAGATGGCCGAGCGGGCCGGCACCCTGGGCCGCGGGATCACCGAGAAGTCCGCGCAGCTCGACGCGGCGAGCCTCGCCAAGCTGCCGGCCCAGGCCCGCGAGGCCTACCAGCACGCGGTGTCCGCCGGCACGCACTCGGCGTTCCTGCTGGGCTCCGTGGTGGCGGTGGCCGCGCTCCTGGCGGCGGTCTTCGTCAAGGAGGTCCCCCTGAGGGGAGCGGGACCGGCCGCGGCCGAGCCGGAGTCCAAGGACGACGCGGCAGCCCCTGACAGCGTCGCGGAGACTGTCTGA